In bacterium, a single window of DNA contains:
- a CDS encoding 2-haloacrylate reductase, with protein MTLPETMRAVLVRAHGGLDQLEFTQVPVPTPGPQDALIRLHATGLNHLDLWVRRGVATHKFPLPMIPGCDGAGEIAALGSAVQGWQVGDRVTWCPTLACYQCRQCLSGAHQLCRYFGVLGETTNGSCAEFVMLPAVNLLKLPPGMPYTTAAATPLAALTAHHMLVHRAMLAPGETILIHAAGSGVGTMALQFARMIGARIFATASTEAKLAHARSLGAEQTINYTTEDWVGRVRELTGKAGVDVVFENVGADTWTGSLRSLAKGGRLVTCGATSGPIVESDLRLVFFKNLSILGSTMGSLGEMQHIWRLVEQERVGPVIDRTFPISAIREAHQHMESRQQFGKVVLTHDWD; from the coding sequence ATGACACTTCCCGAAACCATGCGGGCGGTCCTGGTTCGTGCTCATGGCGGACTGGACCAACTGGAATTCACGCAGGTGCCGGTCCCGACGCCGGGTCCGCAGGATGCGCTGATTCGGCTTCACGCCACGGGGCTGAATCATCTGGATCTCTGGGTCCGTCGCGGGGTCGCGACCCACAAGTTCCCACTGCCGATGATCCCCGGCTGCGATGGTGCCGGCGAGATCGCAGCCCTCGGGAGCGCGGTCCAGGGCTGGCAGGTCGGCGACCGGGTGACCTGGTGCCCGACCCTCGCCTGCTACCAGTGCCGTCAGTGCCTCTCAGGCGCGCATCAGCTCTGCCGGTACTTCGGGGTGCTGGGAGAGACCACCAACGGCAGTTGCGCGGAGTTTGTCATGCTGCCAGCGGTCAATTTGCTGAAACTCCCTCCCGGGATGCCCTACACCACCGCAGCGGCGACTCCCCTGGCGGCCCTCACAGCGCATCACATGCTCGTGCACCGGGCGATGCTGGCTCCAGGCGAGACGATCCTGATTCATGCGGCGGGCTCCGGAGTCGGGACCATGGCGCTGCAGTTCGCCCGGATGATTGGTGCCCGGATTTTCGCGACCGCTTCCACCGAGGCCAAGCTGGCACATGCCCGGTCGCTTGGAGCTGAGCAGACTATCAACTACACCACAGAGGACTGGGTCGGCCGGGTCCGGGAGCTGACTGGCAAGGCCGGTGTGGATGTCGTGTTCGAAAATGTCGGCGCGGACACCTGGACCGGGTCGTTGCGATCCCTCGCCAAAGGGGGACGGCTGGTCACCTGCGGCGCCACCTCCGGCCCCATCGTGGAATCGGACCTGCGTCTGGTCTTCTTCAAGAATCTGAGCATCCTGGGATCCACCATGGGGAGTCTGGGGGAGATGCAGCACATCTGGCGACTGGTGGAGCAGGAACGGGTCGGACCAGTCATCGACCGCACCTTCCCCATCAGCGCCATCCGCGAAGCCCATCAGCATATGGAGTCGCGGCAGCAGTTTGGCAAGGTCGTGCTGACCCACGACTGGGACTAG